Proteins encoded by one window of Cinclus cinclus chromosome 14, bCinCin1.1, whole genome shotgun sequence:
- the LOC134049783 gene encoding protocadherin gamma-A10-like: MFSAGRRWGRRQRALLWVILLAAGEAAWGQLRYSVPEEMPKGSFVGDVAKDLGLQLLDLGDRGFRLIERGRTQYFALHGKTGHLVTAERIDREQLCERVQQCVLRCELIVEGEMKFYEIEVEIKDINDNAPTFRETEIDLRMSEMTAPGSQFPLPDAHDTDLGRNSLQSYDLSGDEHFSLAVQAGPGGDQRPELVLAKALDREEAAFHELVLRASDGGDPARTGTARIRVTVVDANDNAPVFSQAEYTVRVPEDVPVGSVLVTVTATDNDEGVNGHVKYSFKKITEKESNIFHLDSETGVISLLQRLDFDDGASYGLEVQAYDGGGLFDTANLRIIVTDVNDNAPELTVSSALSEISEDAPPGTVVALLHVQDRDSGANGEVRCSLEGDVPFRLQSSHGGYYSVVTAGELDREQVSEYNVTVRAADGGSPSLQSSAVLALRVLDVNDNAPVFAEERYSARLAENNAAGALVLTVRATDADWGQNARVRYRLSEGRVRGAPLSSYVSVQAETGALYALRSLDYEQVRELRLWVRAEDGGAPALSGNVSVLLLIADENDNAPQVLYPPPAAAARRGSGAARSVVELAPRSSPAGALVAKVVAVDADAGQNAWLSYELAKATEPGLFRVGPHSGEVRTARSPLARDAARHSLVVLVKDHGRPALSATATLSVVLAESVAELLAELGGAADEAAAPGEPAGSLTRWLVLAVAAVSCLFLAFLLLLLALRLRRWRRQQLLPPDSGASLRGVPVSHFVGIDGVRAFLQSYSHEVSLTADSRESRLRFSAAAACCDTLPARPLPDEPAPLLGDEDPAAALPVHPAAPSSDDCRLRLRGLF; this comes from the exons ATGTTCTCGGCGGGGAGGCGCTGGGGCCGGCGGCAGcgagctctgctctgggtgaTCCTGCTGGCGGCGGGGGAGGCGGCGTGGGGGCAGCTGCGCTACTCGGTGCCCGAGGAGATGCCCAAGGGCTCGTTCGTGGGCGACGTGGCCAaggacctggggctgcagctgctggaccTAGGCGATCGCGGCTTTCGCTTAATAGAAAGAGGTAGGACGCAGTATTTTGCTCTACATGGGAAGACGGGACATTTAGTGACTGCGGAGAGGATCGACAGAGAGCAGCTGTGCGAGCGTGTGCAGCAATGCGTGCTGCGCTGTGAGCTGATAGTGGAGGGAGAAATGAAGTTCTATGAAATCGAAGTGGAAATCAAGGACATTAACGATAACGCGCCCACATTCCGAGAGACAGAAATAGATCTCAGAATGAGCGAGATGACAGCCCCGGGATCGCAGTTTCCCCTGCCAGACGCTCACGACACAGACTTGGGCCGGAATTCCCTGCAGAGCTACGATCTGAGCGGTGACGAGCACTTCTCGCTGGCCGTGCAGGCGGGCCCCGGCGGCGATCAGCGTCCCGAGCTGGTGCTGGCGAAGGCGCTGGACCGGGAGGAGGCGGCGTTTCACGAGCTGGTGCTGAGGGCGAGTGACGGCGGCGATCCGGCACGGACGGGCACGGCTCGGATCCGTGTTACAGTGGTGGATGcgaacgacaacgcgccggtGTTCAGCCAGGCGGAGTACACGGTGCGTGTGCCCGAGGACGTGCCCGTGGGCTCCGTCCTCGTCACCGTCACGGCCACGGACAATGATGAAGGGGTGAACGGTCACGTGAAATACTCATTTAAGAAAATCACAGAGAAAGAGTCGAATATTTTCCATCTGGACTCTGAGACTGGAGTGATCAGTCTGTTGCAGAGGCTGGACTTCGACGACGGGGCCTCATACGGGCTGGAGGTGCAGGCATATGACGGTGGAGGCCTTTTCGACACGGCGAATCTCAGAATAATCGTGACAGACGTCAACGACAATGCTCCTGAACTGACCGTATCCTCAGCCCTGTCAGAGATCTCTGAGGACGCCCCGCCCGGGACGGTGGTCGCCCTGCTACACGTGCAGGACCGGGACTCGGGGGCCAACGGCGAGGTGCGCTGCTCGCTCGAAGGGGATGTCCCGTTCCGGCTGCAGAGCTCCCACGGCGGCTACTACAGCGTGGTGACAGCGGGCGAGCTGGACCGGGAGCAGGTGTCGGAGTACAACGTGACGGTGCGGGCGGCCGACGGCGGGTCGCCGTCGCTGCAGAGCAGCGCGGTGCTGGCGCTGCGGGTGCTGGAcgtgaacgacaacgcgccggtGTTCGCGGAGGAGCGCTACAGCGCGCGGCTGGCGGAGAACAACGCGGCGGGCGCGCTGGTGCTGACGGTGCGCGCGACGGACGCGGACTGGGGGCAGAACGCGCGCGTGCGCTACCGGCTGTCGGAGGGGCGGGTGCGGGGCGCGCCGCTGTCGTCGTACGTGTCGGTGCAGGCGGAGACGGGCGCGCTGTACGCGCTGCGCTCCTTGGACTACGAGCAGGTGCGCGAGCTGCGGCTGTGGGTGCGCGCGGAGGACGGCGGCGCGCCGGCGCTGAGCGGCAACGTGTCGGTGCTGCTGCTGATCGCGGACgagaacgacaacgcgccgcAGGTGCTGTACCCGCCGCCGGccgcggcggcgcggcggggctcGGGCGCGGCGCGGTCGGTCGTGGAGCTGGCGCCGCGCTCGTCGCCGGCCGGCGCGCTGGTGGCCAAGGTGGTGGCGGTGGACGCGGACGCGGGTCAGAACGCGTGGCTGTCGTACGAGCTGGCCAAGGCCACGGAGCCGGGGCTGTTCCGCGTGGGGCCGCACAGCGGCGAGGTGCGCACGGCGCGCTCGCCGCTGGCCCGCGACGCGGCGCGCCACagcctggtggtgctggtgaaGGACCACGGGCGGCCGGCGCTGTCGGCCACGGCCACGCTGAGCGTGGTGCTGGCCGAGAGCGTGGCCGAGCTGCTGGCCGAGCTGGGCGGCGCGGCCGAcgaggcggcggcgccgggcgaGCCGGCCGGCAGCCTGACGCGCTGGCTCGTGCTGGCCGTGGCCGCCGTGTCCTGCCTCTTCCtcgccttcctgctgctgctgctggcgcTGCGCCTGCGCCGCTGGCGccgccagcagctgctgccgccCGACAGCGGCGCCTCCTTGCGCGGCGTGCCCGTCTCGCACTTCGTGGGCATCGACGGCGTGCGCGCCTTCCTGCAGTCCTACTCGCACGAGGTGTCGCTCACGGCCGACTCGCGCGAGAGCCGGCTGCGCTtctcggccgccgccgcctgctGCGACACCCTCCCGGCCCGCCCGCTGCCCGACGAGCCCGCGCCGCTGCTCGGGGACGAGGACCCTGCCGCCGCCCTTCCCGTCCATCCCGCCGCTCCCTCG AGCGATGATTGCCGGCTACGGTTGCGAGGTTTGTTTTAG
- the LOC134049781 gene encoding protocadherin gamma-A10-like yields MFSAGRRWGRRQRALLWVILLAAGEAAWGQLRYSVPEEMPKGSFVGDVAKDLGLQLPEHSNRGTRILNKGSTQYFALHGKTGHLVTAERIDREQLCRSLQQCVLRCELIVEGEMQVYPIEVEITDINDNAPSFNEIDLEEKISEMTAPGSRFPLAEAHDPDLGRNSLQSYDLSGDEHFSLAVQAGPGGDQRPELVLAKALDREEAAFHELVLRASDGGDPARTGTARIRVTVVDANDNAPVFSQAEYTVRVPEDVPVGSILVTVAATDNDEGLNGHVKFSLKKTSDIASDIFHLDSETGVITLLQSLDYEEGECYELEVQVRDGGGLSDAAKVAITLTDINDNAPEIAVRSALSEISEDAPSGTVVALLHVQDRDSGGNGAVRCSLDRGIPFRLEKSYEDYYRVVTAGELDREQVSEYNVTVRAADGGSPSLQSSAVLALRVLDVNDNAPVFAEERYSARLAENNAAGALVLTVRATDADWGQNARVRYRLSEGRVRGAPLSSYVSVQAETGALYALRSLDYEQVRELRLWVRAEDGGAPALSGNVSVLLLIADENDNAPQVLYPPPAAAARRGSGAARSVVELAPRSSPAGALVAKVVAVDADAGQNAWLSYELAKATEPGLFRVGPHSGEVRTARSPLARDAARHSLVVLVKDHGRPALSATATLSVVLAESVAELLAELGGAADEAAAPGEPAGSLTRWLVLAVAAVSCLFLAFLLLLLALRLHRWRRQQLLPPDSGASLRGVPVSHFVGIDGVRAFLQSYSHEVSLTADSRESRLRFSAAAACCDTLPARPLPDEPAPLLGDEDPAAALPVDPAAPSVS; encoded by the coding sequence ATGTTCTCGGCGGGGAGGCGCTGGGGCCGGCGGCAGcgagctctgctctgggtgaTCCTGCTGGCGGCGGGGGAGGCGGCGTGGGGGCAGCTGCGCTACTCGGTGCCCGAGGAGATGCCCAAGGGCTCGTTCGTGGGCGACGTGGCCAaggacctggggctgcagctgccggAGCACAGCAATCGCGGAACGCGCATCCTGAACAAAGGTAGTACCCAGTATTTCGCTCTGCACGGGAAGACGGGACATTTAGTGACTGCGGAGAGGATCGACAGAGAGCAGCTTTGCCGGTCGCTGCAGCAATGCGTGCTGCGCTGCGAGCTGATAGTGGAGGGGGAAATGCAGGTTTACCCAATCGAAGTGGAAATCACGGACATTAACGACAACGCACCCAGCTTTAATGAAATTGATCTAGAAGAGAAGATAAGCGAAATGACAGCCCCAGGATCGCGGTTTCCCCTGGCAGAAGCTCACGACCCAGATTTGGGCCGGAATTCCCTGCAGAGCTACGATCTGAGCGGTGACGAGCACTTCTCGCTGGCCGTGCAGGCGGGCCCCGGCGGCGATCAGCGTCCCGAGCTGGTGCTGGCGAAGGCGCTGGACCGGGAGGAGGCGGCGTTTCACGAGCTGGTGCTGAGGGCGAGTGACGGCGGCGATCCGGCACGGACGGGCACGGCTCGGATCCGTGTTACAGTGGTGGATGcgaacgacaacgcgccggtGTTCAGCCAGGCGGAGTACACGGTGCGTGTGCCCGAGGACGTGCCCGTGGGCTCCATCCTCGTCACTGTCGCGGCAACGGACAACGACGAGGGGCTGAACGGCCACGTGAAATTCTCCTTGAAAAAAACATCGGACATCGCATCGGATATCTTCCATCTGGACTCTGAAACTGGAGTAATCACTCTGTTGCAAAGCCTGGACTACGAGGAAGGCGAATGTTACGAACTGGAGGTGCAGGTACGGGACGGCGGAGGCCTTTCCGACGCTGCCAAAGTTGCGATCACACTCACAGACATAAACGACAATGCACCTGAGATTGCAGTGAGGTCGGCATTAAGTGAGATCTCTGAGGATGCACCATCGGGGACAGTGGTCGCTCTACTCCATGTGCAGGACCGTGACTCAGGAGGCAATGGTGCCGTGCGTTGCTCTCTCGATCGGGGCATCCCGTTCCGGCTGGAAAAGTCTTATGAGGATTACTATCGCGTGGTGACAGCGGGCGAGCTGGACCGGGAGCAGGTGTCGGAGTACAACGTGACGGTGCGGGCGGCCGACGGCGGGTCGCCGTCGCTGCAGAGCAGCGCGGTGCTGGCGCTGCGGGTGCTGGAcgtgaacgacaacgcgccggtGTTCGCGGAGGAGCGCTACAGCGCGCGGCTGGCGGAGAACAACGCGGCGGGCGCGCTGGTGCTGACGGTGCGCGCGACGGACGCGGACTGGGGGCAGAACGCGCGCGTGCGCTACCGGCTGTCGGAGGGGCGGGTGCGGGGCGCGCCGCTGTCGTCGTACGTGTCGGTGCAGGCGGAGACGGGCGCGCTGTACGCGCTGCGCTCCTTGGACTACGAGCAGGTGCGCGAGCTGCGGCTGTGGGTGCGCGCGGAGGACGGCGGCGCGCCGGCGCTGAGCGGCAACGTGTCGGTGCTGCTGCTGATCGCGGACgagaacgacaacgcgccgcAGGTGCTGTACCCGCCGCCGGccgcggcggcgcggcggggctcGGGCGCGGCGCGGTCGGTCGTGGAGCTGGCGCCGCGCTCGTCGCCGGCCGGCGCGCTGGTGGCCAAGGTGGTGGCGGTGGACGCGGACGCGGGTCAGAACGCGTGGCTGTCGTACGAGCTGGCCAAGGCCACGGAGCCGGGGCTGTTCCGCGTGGGGCCGCACAGCGGCGAGGTGCGCACGGCGCGCTCGCCGCTGGCCCGCGACGCGGCGCGCCACagcctggtggtgctggtgaaGGACCACGGGCGGCCGGCGCTGTCGGCCACGGCCACGCTGAGCGTGGTGCTGGCCGAGAGCGTGGCCGAGCTGCTGGCCGAGCTGGGCGGCGCGGCCGAcgaggcggcggcgccgggcgaGCCGGCCGGCAGCCTGACGCGCTGGCTCGTGCTGGCCGTGGCCGCCGTGTCCTGCCTCTTCCtcgccttcctgctgctgctgctggcgcTGCGCCTGCACCGCTGGCGccgccagcagctgctgccgccCGACAGCGGCGCCTCCTTGCGCGGCGTGCCCGTCTCGCACTTCGTGGGCATCGACGGCGTGCGCGCCTTCCTGCAGTCCTACTCGCACGAGGTGTCGCTCACGGCCGACTCGCGCGAGAGCCGGCTGCGCTtctcggccgccgccgcctgctGCGACACCCTCCCGGCCCGCCCGCTGCCCGACGAGCCCGCGCCGCTGCTCGGGGACGAGGACCCTGCCGCCGCCCTTCCCGTCGATCCCGCCGCTCCCTCGGTGAGTTAG
- the LOC134049782 gene encoding protocadherin gamma-B5-like, translating to MVKSREGHIICNEFEETLADCNRGERPEPAQALSPAQSRAPLSAAIRRLQRRGGASGCRCWPPPSGAGAAAAAAAASCPRRLLARPAPATAAAAPAAAARGGGKRRREAERGGQQRRPSAARAASPRCLSAIRAVCGESGRKGAAGQRREAAARLGTGGGRALPAAVLLCLWWRAAAERVRYAIPEELGRGSLVGPLARDLGLSADELPARKLQVASGGKKQLKYFTVNEENGNLCVNERLDREEMCGAAATCSVSFEALVENPLNIFHVEVSIEDVNDNSPVFSKAVLDLEIGELIPPGARFPLEMARDADVGKNSLLTYQLTSTPSFSLSMREKPGGKKQPELVLERGLDREKQSSFELVLTAVDGGEPARSGTVQLRINVTDANDNPPVFSKSVYEARVAENLPAGSLVLRVRATDADAGTNGRVSYSFGNVPEGVRLLFAVDSESGEVKTVGPLDFEEENKYVFVLEATDGGGLTDHCEVQIDITDENDNAPEITILTLSSPVPEDAPVGTVVALLNVKDPDSGENGQVWCELSGEAPLSIVASAGGSYKVVTASALDREQASEHRVTVVARDRGRPALRSSRELALEVSDVNDNAPVFEEAAYSAYVAENNAAGALVLRVQARDADAGANGRVSYWLAGGSAGAAGAAPLVSVEARSGALYAQRSLDYEQCREFAVAVRAQDGGAPARSSTATVRVFVLDRNDNAPRVLWPAATAGGAAAAAPTAFEVVPRSAEAGYLVAKVVAVDADAGRNAWLSYELVQASEPALFRVGPHSGEVRTARAVSERDAAKQRVVAVVKDHGRPPLSATATLHVVLAESLQEALPELSERPAGAEEAAAAELQFYLVLALALLSALLVLSVALAVLARLRRAGPPAVLRCLGAQRFSVAGAAFPADFCEGTLPYSYNLCVAAPARAVPEASWPPPPPPPVPVLSAEELLGGESCEKPSVSSSVVEGEVPVEPDATQVCKATASESDYMNGECQALYR from the exons ATGgtaaagagcagagagggcCACATAATCTGTAACGAGTTTGAGGAGACTCTAGCAG ATTGCAATCGGGGAGAGAGGCCAGAGCCGGCTCAGGCGCTGAGCCCCGCCCAAAGCCGGGCCCCCTTGAGCGCGGCCATCCGGCGGCTGCAGCGGCGCGGCGGCGCCTCCGGGTGTCGCTGTTGGCCGCCGCCGAGCGGCGctggagccgccgccgccgccgccgcagcgTCCTGCCCCCGCAGGCTGCTCGCTCGCCCGGCGCCGGCCACAGCGGCAGCGGCACCGGCGGCAGCGGCAAGAGGCGGCGGAAAGCGGCGGAGAGAGGCGGAGAGAGGCGGGCAGCAGCGGCGTCCGAGTGCGGCCCGAGCGGCCTCGCCGCGCTGCCTTTCGGCGATCCGTGCGGTGTGCGGCGAGAGCGGCCGGAAGGGAGCGGCGGGGCAGCGGCGGGAGGCAGCGGCGCG GCTCGGCACGGGCGGCGGGCGAGCGCTGCCGGCCGcggtgctgctgtgcctgtggtggCGGGCGGCGGCCGAGCGGGTCCGCTACGCCATCCCcgaggagctgggcagaggcTCGCTCGTGGGGCCGCTGGCGCGGGACCTGGGGCTCAGCGCGGACGAGCTGCCGGCGCGCAAGCTGCAGGTGGCGTCTGGCGGCAAGAAGCAGCTGAAATACTTCACGGTGAATGAGGAGAACGGGAACCTGTGCGTGAATGAGCGGCTGGATCGGGAGGAGATGTGCGGCGCAGCTGCGACCTGCTCCGTCAGCTTTGAGGCGCTGGTGGAGAACCCGCTGAACATATTCCACGTCGAAGTGTCCATCGAGGATGTGAATGATAACTCTCCGGTCTTCAGCAAGGCTGTTCTGGACCTCGAGATTGGTGAATTAATCCCTCCTGGTGCTCGTTTTCCTTTGGAGATGGCACGAGATGCAGACGTGGGAAAGAACTCACTCCTGACTTACCAGCTCACCAGCACCCCTTCATTTTCACTGTCCATGAGAGAAAAGCCGGGTGGAAAGAAGCAGCCGGAATTAGTGCTAGAGAGAGGATTGGACCGAGAGAAGCAGAGCTCCTTTGAGTTGGTGCTGACAGCCGTGGACGGCGGGGAACCAGCGAGGTCCGGGACAGTCCAGCTTCGCATAAACGTGACGGACGCAAATGACAACCCACCCGTGTTCAGCAAAAGTGTCTACGAGGCGCGAGTTGCAGAGAATCTGCCGGCGGGGTCGCTGGTGCTGCGGGTTCGTGCCACAGATGCGGACGCGGGCACGAACGGGCGAGTCTCCTACTCCTTCGGCAACGTCCCAGAAGGAGTCCGCTTGTTGTTTGCCGTCGACAGCGAGAGTGGTGAGGTCAAGACAGTGGGTCCTCTCGATTTcgaggaggaaaataaatacgTTTTTGTCTTAGAGGCTACAGACGGCGGAGGGCTCACTGATCACTGCGAAGTGCAGATCGACATCACGGACGAGAACGACAACGCGCCCGAAATCACCATTCTGACACTGTCGAGCCCCGTGCCCGAGGACGCGCCGGTGGGCACCGTGGTGGCTCTGCTGAATGTGAAGGATCCGGACTCGGGGGAGAACGGTCAGGTGTGGTGCGAGCTGTCGGGCGAGGCGCCGCTGTCGATCGTGGCGTCGGCGGGCGGCTCGTACAAGGTGGTGACGGCGAGCGCGCTGGACCGCGAGCAGGCGTCCGAGCACCGCGTGACGGTGGTGGCCCGCGACCGGGGCAGGCCGGCGCTGcggagcagcagggagctggcgCTGGAGGTGTCGGAcgtgaacgacaacgcgccggtGTTCGAGGAGGCGGCGTACAGCGCGTACGTGGCGGAGAACAACGCGGCGGGCGCGCTGGTGCTGCGCGTGCAGGCGCGGGACGCGGACGCGGGCGCCAACGGGCGCGTGAGCTACTGGCTGGCGGGCGGCAGCGcgggcgcggcgggcgcggcgccgCTCGTGTCGGTGGAGGCGCGGAGCGGCGCGCTGTACGCGCAGCGCTCCTTGGACTACGAGCAGTGCCGCGAGTTCGCGGTGGCGGTGCGGGCGCAGGACGGCGGCGCGCCGGCGCGCAGCTCCACGGCCACGGTGCGCGTGTTCGTGCTGGACCGCAACGACAACGCGCCGCGGGTGCTGTGGCCGGCGGCGACAGCGGGAGGGGCCGCGGCGGCCGCCCCGACGGCGTTCGAGGTGGTGCCGCGCTCGGCCGAGGCCGGCTACCTGGTGGCCAAGGTGGTGGCGGTGGACGCGGACGCGGGGCGCAACGCGTGGCTGTCGTACGAGCTGGTGCAGGCGTCGGAGCCGGCGCTGTTCCGCGTGGGGCCGCACAGCGGCGAGGTGCGCACGGCGCGGGCCGTGTCCGAGCGGGACGCGGCCAAGCAGCGTGTGGTGGCCGTGGTGAAGGACCACGGGCGGCCGCCGCTGTCGGCCACGGCCACGCTGCACGTGGTGCTGGCCGAGAGCTTGCAGGAGGCGCTGCCGGAGCTGAGCGAGCGGCCGGCGggcgccgaggaggcggcggcggccgagctGCAGTTCTACCTGGTGCTGGCGCTGGCGCTGCTGTCGGCGCTCTTGGTGCTGAGCGTGGCTCTGGCCGTGCTGGCGCGGctgcgccgggccgggccgcccgCCGTGCTGCGCTGCCTGGGCGCGCAGCGCTTCTCGGTGGCCGGCGCCGCCTTCCCGGCCGACTTCTGCGAGGGCACCTTGCCCTACTCCTACAACCTGTGCGTGGCGGCGCCGGCCCGCGCCGTGCCCGAGGCCTCTtggcccccgccgccgccgccgccggtgCCCGTGCTGTCAGCGGAGGAGCTTCTGGGCGGCGAGTCCTGCGAGAAACCGAGCGTAAGCAGCAGCGTCGTCGAGGGCGAGGTGCCTGTGGAACCCGACGCAACGCAGGTCTGTAAAGCC ACAGCCTCAGAGTCGGATTACATGAATGGAGAGTGTCAGGCTCTCTACCGGTGA